From a single Cyclobacterium marinum DSM 745 genomic region:
- a CDS encoding glycosyltransferase family 4 protein yields the protein MKSKPKTKRVMMLHGSSDLYGASKIFLFTASILQEGGFYVVVILSEDGPLADELKKRGIKVKLLRLGIIRRKYFNVKGLINRVKVTYKAYKQLGALAKAENITHIYSNTAAVWVGAFLSKIKGYTHIWHLHEIIVKPKFFSLWLGKLVQYNSDTVIVVSQAVKKHWEKYVSGNKLQLIYNGIDYNPYLCQSVGLRKELGIPDDARVIGMIGRVNSWKGQEYFLEISEELNKKFLNLYFLLIGDAFPGEEHLFEGLEQRILEKEFSDRIYNLGFRKDISDVLATMDIFILPSLLPDPFPTVILEAMAAAKPVVATAQGGALEMIDHGKTGYHIPLHKASESANIIGDLIDSKSQINKIGKEARKSVVGNFSLPKYRQEILNIFS from the coding sequence ATGAAAAGTAAACCAAAGACAAAGCGTGTGATGATGTTGCATGGATCATCTGATCTATATGGGGCTAGCAAAATATTTCTATTTACGGCTTCCATTTTGCAAGAGGGGGGTTTTTACGTTGTTGTTATTTTATCTGAAGATGGGCCACTTGCTGATGAATTAAAGAAACGAGGCATAAAAGTAAAATTGTTAAGGTTAGGAATCATTAGACGGAAATATTTTAATGTCAAAGGATTGATTAATAGGGTTAAAGTAACCTATAAAGCTTATAAGCAACTTGGGGCCCTCGCTAAAGCGGAGAATATCACTCATATATATTCAAACACAGCGGCGGTGTGGGTAGGCGCATTTCTTTCCAAGATAAAAGGCTATACCCATATTTGGCATCTCCATGAGATAATTGTGAAACCCAAATTTTTCTCTCTATGGCTGGGAAAGCTAGTGCAGTACAATTCTGATACGGTTATAGTAGTATCACAGGCAGTTAAAAAGCATTGGGAAAAATATGTAAGCGGAAATAAACTGCAATTGATTTATAATGGGATAGATTATAATCCTTACCTTTGCCAATCTGTGGGGTTGAGAAAAGAGTTAGGAATTCCTGATGACGCGAGGGTAATTGGGATGATTGGGAGGGTCAACAGTTGGAAAGGGCAGGAATACTTTTTGGAAATTTCGGAAGAATTAAATAAAAAGTTTTTAAATTTATATTTTCTTTTAATTGGAGACGCATTTCCTGGAGAGGAACATTTGTTTGAAGGGTTAGAACAAAGGATTTTGGAAAAAGAATTTAGCGATAGAATTTATAATTTAGGTTTTAGAAAAGATATATCCGATGTTTTGGCTACTATGGATATTTTTATTCTTCCATCTCTATTGCCGGACCCGTTTCCCACAGTAATTTTAGAAGCCATGGCTGCTGCTAAACCGGTGGTAGCTACAGCTCAGGGCGGAGCTTTAGAAATGATAGATCATGGTAAAACAGGGTACCATATACCTTTGCATAAAGCGTCGGAATCAGCCAACATCATTGGTGATTTGATTGATAGTAAAAGCCAAATAAATAAAATAGGAAAAGAGGCTAGAAAAAGCGTTGTGGGGAATTTTTCCTTGCCTAAATACAGGCAGGAAATTTTGAATATTTTTTCTTGA
- a CDS encoding acyltransferase — MSSFPGKFISKISGLDFSDRFGPGWDKVSTYTVLLRMGVWWLRGLFLRLRMKSSKGMLLVGKGVTIRQAGSFQVGRNFVAQDHCEINCLSQNGIIFGDKVTVGSYAMIRPTNLYGGELGEGLKVGNNSSIGPYAYIGCSGYIEIGNNVMMSPRVSIYAENHVFANPEVPMIEQGVKRSFVKIEDDCWIASNAVILAGVTIGKGSVVAAGSIVTKDVPPNSVVGGNPAKLIKSR, encoded by the coding sequence ATGAGTAGTTTTCCCGGGAAATTTATTTCTAAGATTTCAGGTTTGGACTTTTCAGATCGGTTTGGGCCCGGTTGGGATAAGGTGTCTACCTATACGGTATTGCTGAGAATGGGAGTATGGTGGCTTCGGGGATTATTCTTAAGACTTCGAATGAAATCTTCTAAAGGTATGTTATTGGTAGGTAAAGGGGTAACCATCAGACAAGCCGGTAGCTTTCAAGTTGGGCGAAATTTTGTGGCTCAAGATCATTGTGAAATTAATTGTCTTTCCCAAAACGGCATTATTTTCGGGGATAAGGTGACGGTAGGAAGTTATGCCATGATTCGGCCCACCAACCTATATGGAGGTGAGCTTGGGGAGGGACTAAAGGTAGGAAACAATTCAAGTATAGGCCCCTATGCGTATATTGGTTGCTCGGGATATATTGAAATAGGAAACAATGTAATGATGTCGCCCAGGGTTAGTATTTATGCAGAAAATCATGTTTTTGCAAATCCTGAGGTACCCATGATAGAACAAGGGGTAAAACGTTCCTTTGTGAAAATTGAAGATGATTGCTGGATTGCTTCCAATGCAGTGATATTAGCAGGGGTAACCATAGGGAAAGGCTCGGTGGTTGCGGCCGGGAGTATTGTAACCAAAGATGTACCGCCCAACAGTGTTGTAGGAGGGAATCCGGCAAAATTGATAAAATCAAGGTAA
- a CDS encoding DUF1972 domain-containing protein has product MSKNNKPLHVAIVGTRGYPYVYGGYETFVKEMGERLVQRGIEVTIYCHAPLFEKQPKKVNGINLVYIPCVETKSLSQLTNSLLSMLHVCFSKVDVVFVVNSANGPFGILTKLFGKPSTINVDGLEWLRPKWKGLGARYYLFASRLATKLYDQLITDSDEMEKIYLEKFNAPSKMIAYGANPRLSSDSSLIEEWGLQKESYFLIVGRLIPDNNADLIVEGFVKSKSKRKLVIVGDVPYHDKFAQMMKKIDDKRLVFTGYVRDQEQLAALYHNCFAYYHGHEYGGTNPAMLKALGYGCAILALDTRFNQEMLQQGKYGWYFEKNAASVKEITERAENLPEEVENLRKHSREGLTDKYNWEIVTDEYEALFKSLCKRKIKENLVEINY; this is encoded by the coding sequence ATGTCAAAAAACAACAAGCCGTTGCATGTTGCCATTGTAGGAACAAGAGGGTATCCTTACGTTTACGGAGGTTACGAAACTTTTGTAAAGGAAATGGGCGAGCGGTTGGTGCAAAGGGGAATAGAAGTTACCATATATTGTCATGCGCCATTGTTTGAAAAACAACCAAAAAAGGTAAATGGAATCAACCTGGTATATATTCCATGTGTAGAAACCAAATCCCTAAGTCAATTGACCAATTCTTTACTCTCAATGCTCCACGTTTGTTTTTCAAAGGTGGATGTTGTATTTGTAGTAAATAGTGCCAATGGACCTTTTGGAATTCTTACTAAACTGTTTGGAAAACCATCCACGATAAACGTTGATGGTTTAGAATGGTTAAGGCCTAAATGGAAAGGCTTGGGAGCAAGGTATTATTTGTTTGCATCCCGACTTGCCACTAAGCTTTATGATCAGTTAATCACTGATTCTGATGAGATGGAAAAAATTTATTTGGAGAAATTCAATGCTCCTTCTAAAATGATTGCCTATGGAGCCAATCCTAGATTGTCATCAGATAGCAGTTTGATTGAAGAATGGGGACTTCAAAAAGAATCTTATTTTTTAATAGTTGGCCGGTTAATTCCTGATAATAATGCTGACTTAATTGTTGAAGGTTTTGTGAAATCAAAATCTAAACGAAAATTGGTGATCGTTGGGGATGTTCCTTATCATGATAAATTTGCCCAGATGATGAAAAAAATCGACGATAAAAGGTTGGTGTTCACAGGGTATGTAAGAGACCAAGAGCAATTGGCTGCTTTGTATCACAATTGCTTTGCCTATTATCATGGCCATGAATATGGAGGAACCAATCCGGCCATGTTAAAAGCTTTGGGGTATGGATGTGCCATTCTCGCATTGGATACTCGATTTAATCAGGAAATGCTTCAACAAGGTAAGTATGGTTGGTATTTTGAAAAAAATGCAGCTTCAGTAAAGGAAATAACCGAGCGTGCAGAAAATTTACCCGAGGAAGTTGAAAATTTAAGGAAACATTCCAGAGAGGGATTAACAGACAAGTACAATTGGGAAATAGTGACCGATGAATATGAAGCCTTATTTAAATCTTTGTGTAAAAGAAAAATAAAAGAGAATTTAGTAGAAATTAACTATTAA
- a CDS encoding glycosyltransferase family 4 protein, whose protein sequence is MKNKKKKVVLVDIFFQHLAQTGIKTYTDNLLIQIEKYQGDSFTFIVFPSKESIKRSKMFKGKTARWKNLWFQLRYFFHKLLVLPVLSIWYKTDIVFSPDILSPIWTRGKRVSVIHDAFFWETPEHYNKLWRKLYLFLLQTSVRLGTNVITVSHYAKTTVSKYLVSASPLTAIPTGLDLKIKNLDELEQPPLHTPYFLHVGVMEKRKNLKMLIEAFAVFLERQPSDYSLVLVGQRGPREALDDHDGILSMVKKYQLEDKVIFTGYLSKEQLSRYYKYAEAYVFPSINEGFGLPVLEAFSFGLPVLIGPQGALQEVGGDAVLVSKSFEARDFASIMFKIIEDSQLRESLKQLGYERLSLFTGQKFLLSLTDYFNHITNE, encoded by the coding sequence ATGAAAAACAAAAAAAAGAAGGTTGTGCTTGTTGATATTTTTTTTCAACACCTGGCCCAAACAGGTATTAAAACTTATACAGATAACCTTCTGATTCAAATAGAAAAGTATCAAGGTGATTCGTTTACTTTTATTGTTTTTCCATCCAAAGAAAGTATCAAGAGGAGTAAAATGTTTAAAGGTAAGACGGCACGGTGGAAAAATTTGTGGTTCCAATTGCGCTATTTTTTCCATAAATTATTAGTTCTACCTGTTTTATCTATTTGGTACAAAACAGATATCGTTTTTTCACCGGACATTCTTTCTCCAATCTGGACCCGAGGAAAACGGGTTTCTGTGATCCATGATGCATTTTTTTGGGAGACTCCAGAGCATTACAATAAGTTATGGAGAAAGCTTTATCTTTTCCTATTACAGACGAGTGTTAGGTTGGGAACTAACGTAATAACAGTTAGCCATTATGCCAAAACAACAGTTTCCAAATACCTAGTCTCCGCCTCGCCCTTAACAGCCATACCTACCGGTTTGGATCTCAAGATTAAAAACCTTGATGAATTGGAGCAGCCTCCACTTCACACTCCCTATTTTCTACATGTTGGAGTGATGGAAAAAAGGAAAAACCTCAAGATGCTAATTGAAGCATTTGCTGTATTTTTAGAAAGGCAGCCATCCGACTATTCTCTCGTTTTAGTAGGGCAACGAGGACCTCGTGAAGCGCTTGATGATCATGATGGCATATTGTCGATGGTAAAAAAATATCAATTAGAAGATAAGGTTATATTTACGGGATACCTGAGTAAAGAACAGCTTTCTAGGTACTACAAATATGCTGAGGCCTATGTCTTTCCCTCAATAAATGAGGGGTTTGGTCTGCCGGTATTGGAAGCTTTTTCTTTTGGCTTGCCGGTGCTGATCGGACCTCAAGGAGCCTTGCAGGAAGTTGGAGGTGATGCTGTATTGGTAAGTAAAAGTTTTGAGGCAAGAGATTTTGCATCCATTATGTTTAAAATAATAGAGGATTCCCAATTACGAGAGTCCTTAAAGCAATTGGGCTATGAACGGCTATCATTATTTACAGGGCAGAAGTTTTTACTATCTTTGACGGATTATTTTAATCACATAACCAATGAGTAG
- a CDS encoding universal stress protein, with product MEQFKKVMVGLDLSQLDEVLISNIKIFVPILDIEKVYFIHFSKSLILPEEVTTAYPDLLAPMDETIESQIQFEIDKSKPTLDFNYEIIVKEGNAQESMLRWCNIKETDLLILGRKKGKTPSDSLVKNLSQKYPRPVLLLPETPPSGEINSILLPIDFSKHSKVSIQIALEISKKTNATIQCCHMYEVPSGYSKTGKSFDEFAEIMLENSKKDFNKFLKENNLPELLCTFILHDKKDEAENILEFAHSIQTDLLIVGSRGRSKSAAVLLGSVAEKLVNNNQDIPMLVMKEKGENMSFLEALLRI from the coding sequence ATGGAGCAATTCAAAAAAGTTATGGTTGGCTTGGATTTATCTCAGTTAGATGAGGTATTGATTTCCAACATCAAAATATTTGTCCCAATTTTGGATATAGAAAAGGTATACTTTATTCATTTTTCAAAAAGCCTAATACTTCCGGAAGAAGTTACTACAGCGTACCCGGATTTATTGGCTCCTATGGACGAAACCATCGAAAGTCAAATTCAATTTGAAATTGATAAAAGCAAACCTACTTTAGATTTTAATTATGAAATCATTGTGAAGGAGGGAAATGCTCAGGAAAGCATGCTTCGTTGGTGTAATATTAAAGAAACTGACCTTTTAATATTGGGCAGAAAAAAAGGCAAAACGCCTTCAGACTCCCTAGTCAAAAATTTATCGCAAAAGTATCCACGACCTGTTCTTTTACTTCCTGAAACACCTCCAAGTGGGGAGATCAATAGTATTCTACTTCCAATAGACTTTTCCAAACACTCAAAAGTAAGTATTCAAATAGCGCTGGAAATCAGTAAAAAAACCAATGCAACCATACAGTGTTGTCATATGTATGAGGTGCCAAGTGGCTACAGTAAAACCGGCAAATCTTTTGATGAGTTTGCTGAAATCATGCTTGAAAATAGTAAAAAGGATTTTAATAAATTTCTGAAGGAAAATAATTTACCTGAACTCCTTTGTACTTTTATTCTACATGACAAAAAGGACGAAGCTGAAAACATACTTGAATTTGCGCACTCCATTCAAACCGACCTATTGATCGTAGGAAGTAGGGGGAGATCAAAGTCTGCTGCCGTATTGCTGGGAAGTGTTGCTGAAAAACTGGTAAACAACAATCAAGATATCCCCATGCTGGTAATGAAAGAAAAAGGAGAGAATATGAGTTTTCTAGAAGCTCTATTAAGAATATAA
- a CDS encoding GumC domain-containing protein encodes MYKKKWRLLMAFVLVGAALGAIVSVLKKPVYHADTTFVLEQSGMGGMGNISGLASMLGINLGSIGGESGLFTGDNIMELYKSESMLSKTLLKPFDSISNQSSGELLIDRYIHYNKLEEKWDDDVDFNKIDFSLPPDKFSIQQDSVLKEVVKEIKKSNLMVEKPDRKLNIIKVTIASKDQAFSKSFNENLVATVNEFYLKAKTQKTSENVRVLQHQSDSVRKVLDSKIKALANFQDRVPNPNPLLKEGMVPSKSIQVDIQASAAVYEEIVKNLEIAKINDRNNTPLIQIIDQPRYPLERAEIKLIVGIVLGAIICFVLGFVWVYLNTLYVTHLKS; translated from the coding sequence GTGTACAAAAAGAAGTGGAGGTTATTGATGGCATTTGTACTTGTTGGTGCTGCCTTAGGAGCTATAGTTTCTGTGCTTAAAAAGCCGGTTTACCATGCAGATACTACCTTTGTGCTTGAACAATCCGGCATGGGAGGGATGGGGAATATTTCCGGTCTTGCCTCCATGCTAGGCATTAACCTTGGATCCATAGGTGGAGAAAGTGGGCTTTTCACAGGGGACAATATAATGGAACTTTATAAATCAGAGTCTATGCTCAGTAAAACATTACTGAAACCCTTTGACTCTATTTCTAATCAAAGCTCGGGTGAATTGCTGATTGACCGTTACATTCATTACAACAAATTGGAAGAGAAATGGGATGATGATGTTGATTTCAATAAAATTGATTTTTCCTTGCCCCCTGACAAATTCTCTATTCAGCAAGACAGTGTGTTGAAAGAAGTGGTGAAAGAAATAAAGAAAAGTAATCTAATGGTGGAGAAACCCGATCGAAAACTTAACATTATCAAAGTAACAATTGCCAGTAAAGACCAAGCGTTTTCCAAAAGCTTCAATGAGAACCTAGTAGCAACAGTCAATGAGTTTTACCTTAAGGCTAAGACTCAAAAAACTTCAGAAAATGTTCGGGTGTTGCAACATCAATCTGATAGTGTTAGAAAGGTGTTGGATAGTAAAATAAAAGCCTTAGCCAATTTTCAAGATAGGGTGCCAAACCCCAACCCCTTGCTCAAAGAAGGTATGGTGCCTTCTAAAAGTATACAAGTAGACATTCAAGCATCTGCTGCTGTTTATGAAGAAATCGTTAAAAACCTTGAGATTGCTAAAATCAATGACAGAAATAATACCCCTTTAATTCAGATAATAGATCAACCGAGGTATCCGCTAGAGCGGGCTGAAATAAAACTTATAGTAGGTATCGTTCTTGGAGCAATTATATGTTTTGTTTTAGGGTTTGTATGGGTGTACTTGAACACTTTGTATGTGACACATCTCAAATCTTGA
- a CDS encoding exopolysaccharide biosynthesis polyprenyl glycosylphosphotransferase — protein sequence MAKRFYKYFPWLFIAVELLFIFILLGLLTWANSGVVFFSSGFWFDLGLLGLVWVMVVWVRKDYKLARTSVYWDTLKQFLVSYVWGVLVFFILREHLSFSDANKLDFYLYPLALFLVGFFRVAVHMALRRYRISGRNYRKAVILGKNEWSSQLARTLIKNKAYGIKLLGFFDDKVLDNQVLGDFDSFFNSFGIGSLDIVYLSQEMPSKLVQRIVDHADEHHFKVKIIPGPALQWNKKLTFSSYGQFVVVNLNEIPLDRLGNQIFKRVFDVIFSLFVIVFVFSWLMPIIAFLIKLESRGPVFFFQKRTGVNNKEFTCIKFRTMFENPFSDTLQASKDDPRVTRVGKVLRRFSLDELPQFINVLKNDMSVVGPRPHTVPMNEDFKQRLEKYNNRHCIKPGITGLAQVLGYRGEIINHWQIKSRVKLDYFYVRNWSFLLDIKIVLKTLNQMFRAGETAY from the coding sequence ATGGCAAAACGCTTTTATAAATATTTCCCTTGGCTGTTTATCGCAGTAGAGCTTTTATTTATTTTCATATTATTGGGACTCCTTACTTGGGCAAATTCCGGGGTAGTGTTTTTTTCTTCCGGTTTTTGGTTTGATTTAGGGCTTTTAGGATTAGTATGGGTGATGGTTGTTTGGGTTAGAAAAGACTATAAATTGGCCAGAACTTCCGTCTATTGGGATACCCTAAAGCAATTCCTTGTGTCTTACGTATGGGGGGTGCTGGTGTTCTTTATCTTGCGTGAGCATTTAAGTTTTTCTGACGCAAACAAACTGGATTTTTATCTGTACCCACTGGCGTTATTTCTTGTAGGGTTTTTTAGAGTAGCTGTTCATATGGCTTTGCGAAGGTATAGGATTAGTGGAAGAAATTATCGCAAAGCTGTAATCTTGGGAAAAAATGAATGGAGTAGCCAATTGGCTCGGACCTTAATCAAAAATAAAGCTTATGGAATTAAGTTACTTGGCTTTTTCGATGATAAGGTGTTAGACAATCAGGTGCTTGGGGACTTTGATTCTTTTTTTAATTCATTTGGTATCGGTTCATTGGATATCGTCTATCTAAGCCAAGAAATGCCAAGTAAGCTTGTGCAAAGAATAGTAGACCATGCAGATGAACATCATTTTAAGGTTAAAATTATTCCCGGGCCGGCCTTGCAGTGGAATAAAAAACTAACTTTTAGTAGTTATGGACAATTTGTAGTTGTCAACCTTAATGAGATCCCTTTGGATAGATTGGGGAATCAGATTTTTAAAAGAGTATTTGACGTGATTTTTTCTTTGTTTGTCATTGTTTTTGTCTTTAGTTGGTTGATGCCAATCATTGCTTTCCTAATCAAATTGGAATCCAGAGGGCCTGTTTTTTTCTTTCAGAAAAGGACCGGGGTCAACAATAAAGAGTTTACCTGTATTAAATTTCGAACCATGTTTGAAAACCCATTTTCAGACACCTTGCAGGCATCAAAAGACGATCCAAGAGTGACTAGGGTTGGTAAGGTTTTGCGTAGGTTTTCATTGGATGAATTGCCACAGTTTATCAATGTGCTAAAAAATGACATGTCAGTGGTTGGACCAAGACCACACACCGTTCCAATGAATGAGGATTTCAAACAAAGGTTAGAGAAATACAACAATAGACATTGTATCAAACCCGGAATAACAGGTTTGGCACAAGTGTTGGGTTACCGTGGTGAAATCATCAACCACTGGCAAATCAAGTCAAGAGTAAAACTGGATTATTTTTATGTGCGTAACTGGAGCTTTCTATTAGATATAAAGATAGTCTTGAAAACCCTAAATCAAATGTTTAGGGCAGGCGAGACAGCCTATTGA
- a CDS encoding glycosyltransferase family 2 protein, with the protein MQYSVAIVILNWNGWEYTQSCIASLLEAGYSEGDLIIVDNASTDGSIPNIKSHFPKAHLIQNAKNEGFTGGNNRGIQYALTKGYAYVLLLNNDTQVLPGFLEFLIEEMKISGDLAAIQPLIYFMGDKDEIWNAGGNYHAWLGYSQTNYQIQSDQPYLTEWISGCAILVRSTVLEKIGLLDHNYFAYFEDVDWSLRMRSQGFELKVHPKSIIYHEAGAASKSKTKGRQGFLDPKVHFLNVRNQVFQLRKYCIGPKQWLAWPFHFAKFSLFIFYFTLKGRHSKSKAVMKGIWEGLKTPLRASK; encoded by the coding sequence GTGCAGTATTCAGTAGCCATAGTTATTCTTAATTGGAATGGTTGGGAGTATACTCAATCATGCATAGCGTCTCTGCTGGAGGCGGGGTATTCGGAAGGTGATCTTATAATTGTAGACAATGCCTCAACTGATGGTTCAATACCCAATATCAAAAGCCACTTTCCCAAGGCCCACCTTATCCAGAATGCAAAGAATGAAGGTTTCACAGGAGGAAACAACAGAGGTATTCAATATGCTTTGACGAAAGGTTATGCATATGTGTTGTTGCTGAATAATGATACCCAAGTTTTACCCGGATTTTTAGAATTCCTGATTGAAGAGATGAAGATTTCGGGTGATTTGGCTGCAATACAACCTTTGATTTACTTTATGGGAGATAAGGATGAAATTTGGAATGCCGGAGGGAATTACCATGCTTGGTTGGGCTATTCGCAAACAAATTATCAGATACAAAGTGACCAACCTTACTTAACAGAATGGATTAGTGGTTGTGCGATTTTGGTCAGATCTACTGTACTTGAAAAAATAGGTTTGCTGGATCATAATTATTTTGCCTACTTTGAAGATGTGGATTGGTCTCTGAGGATGAGAAGTCAAGGCTTTGAACTTAAAGTTCACCCCAAGTCGATTATTTACCATGAAGCCGGGGCCGCTTCAAAAAGTAAGACCAAAGGAAGGCAGGGTTTTTTAGATCCCAAAGTTCACTTTCTGAATGTAAGAAATCAGGTTTTTCAGCTTAGAAAATATTGTATTGGCCCTAAGCAATGGTTGGCCTGGCCATTTCACTTTGCTAAGTTTAGCTTATTTATTTTTTACTTTACATTAAAAGGACGACACAGTAAAAGTAAAGCAGTGATGAAAGGAATATGGGAAGGATTGAAAACACCATTGAGGGCTAGCAAATGA
- a CDS encoding oligosaccharide flippase family protein: protein MSDKPPFSFYHLLRHKSLLNLIFLFLIQSSNILVSIISMPVLIRAVGVEEFGRINLAFSVILLVNVLVGFGYSLSAPKSVALNQGNLSALSAKVSEILWSKLFLAFISLIILGLLGFVFGFFEDFFLILWWSTVLLFSEATASVWFFQGKERLQWVSVINVFAKLTYLLLIIWCVQNANDSYLANFFLGLTALAGNIGLLIFIHNGMKIRLIRPKFYTIIRSIKANFLLFLSSLASHIAINGGLIILSFFASAAVLGPYSIAERITMVLRMAPVLISQAVYPRASILYYEERKKFFSFLAKVEMATLAVGILIILGVQLTAPFIIQLIAGETLGNAVLFLKILSFIPLASGLNLGNMLMILVTEQKKVLFHSTWVFSVYMLVASFFLTEFYGGVGLAIALISTELIIFIVTTLLLKRKEPSNVSQFYRAVFSSHSYS from the coding sequence ATGTCGGATAAGCCTCCTTTTTCCTTTTATCATTTATTAAGGCATAAATCTTTATTAAATCTTATATTTTTATTCCTAATTCAGTCCTCAAATATTCTTGTTTCGATCATTTCGATGCCTGTATTAATAAGGGCAGTGGGGGTGGAGGAATTTGGAAGAATCAACTTGGCTTTTTCAGTCATTTTATTAGTAAATGTTTTGGTAGGTTTTGGGTATAGCCTGAGCGCTCCTAAAAGTGTAGCACTTAACCAAGGAAATTTATCGGCTTTAAGCGCCAAGGTTTCTGAAATTCTGTGGAGCAAGCTTTTCTTGGCCTTTATTTCACTTATCATTCTTGGTTTGCTGGGTTTTGTATTTGGCTTCTTCGAAGATTTTTTCCTGATTCTTTGGTGGTCCACGGTTTTACTGTTTAGTGAGGCTACTGCCAGCGTTTGGTTTTTTCAAGGTAAAGAACGCTTGCAATGGGTATCAGTCATTAATGTTTTTGCGAAACTTACTTATTTGTTATTGATAATTTGGTGTGTACAGAATGCGAATGACAGTTATTTGGCAAATTTTTTCCTTGGACTAACAGCATTGGCAGGGAATATTGGTTTGCTAATTTTCATTCATAATGGAATGAAAATTAGATTGATAAGACCTAAGTTTTATACGATTATTCGGTCTATAAAAGCAAACTTTCTTTTGTTTCTATCTAGCCTCGCTTCACATATAGCCATTAACGGAGGGTTAATTATATTGAGTTTTTTTGCTTCTGCCGCGGTTTTGGGGCCTTACAGTATAGCCGAACGAATAACAATGGTATTGAGAATGGCGCCTGTATTGATTAGTCAAGCAGTATACCCAAGGGCAAGCATTTTATATTATGAAGAAAGGAAAAAGTTTTTCTCTTTTCTCGCTAAAGTAGAAATGGCAACTTTAGCTGTAGGAATATTGATCATTCTGGGAGTCCAATTAACCGCACCTTTTATCATTCAACTTATTGCGGGAGAAACATTGGGAAATGCCGTGCTTTTCTTAAAGATTTTATCGTTTATACCCTTAGCTTCAGGTCTTAACCTGGGGAATATGCTAATGATTTTAGTTACAGAACAGAAGAAAGTGCTTTTTCATTCTACCTGGGTTTTTTCTGTTTATATGTTGGTGGCTTCTTTTTTCCTCACAGAATTCTATGGGGGAGTAGGACTGGCCATCGCTTTGATTTCTACCGAATTAATTATATTTATTGTCACTACTCTTCTTCTAAAAAGAAAAGAACCCTCCAACGTATCCCAATTTTACCGTGCAGTATTCAGTAGCCATAGTTATTCTTAA
- a CDS encoding 2'-5' RNA ligase family protein: MGKYFLAIVPDEAICDEVTILKEQLRDSFGLKYALRSPPHITLKMPFVHNEKKEGELIKALEAYINNIKSFPLIIRGVGSFGSRVAFLKLRYPPELKVFQHGLVDFFKRRLKKNLELSDTNYYPHLTVAFKDFKKGQFEDVMAFVKDAKVKQSLQVHQVSLLKKVDGRWLRIADFQLTN; this comes from the coding sequence ATGGGAAAATATTTTTTGGCTATTGTGCCTGATGAAGCGATTTGTGATGAGGTGACGATTTTGAAGGAACAGTTACGTGATTCTTTTGGATTAAAATATGCATTGAGGTCACCACCACACATTACTTTAAAAATGCCCTTTGTTCATAATGAAAAAAAAGAAGGGGAATTGATAAAAGCATTGGAAGCCTATATTAATAATATAAAGTCCTTCCCATTGATTATTAGAGGGGTGGGGTCTTTTGGGAGTCGTGTGGCCTTTCTTAAATTAAGATACCCACCTGAGCTAAAGGTTTTTCAGCATGGCCTTGTTGATTTTTTTAAAAGAAGATTAAAAAAGAACCTTGAGCTCAGCGACACCAATTATTACCCTCATCTTACTGTGGCATTTAAAGATTTTAAGAAAGGTCAGTTTGAAGATGTAATGGCTTTTGTAAAGGATGCTAAGGTTAAACAATCGTTACAGGTTCATCAGGTTTCATTACTAAAAAAAGTGGATGGACGTTGGTTAAGGATTGCTGATTTTCAATTGACTAATTGA